gccatgctttttttttttttttttttaaccttttaactAGATGTCGGTGCCCAAGCCATTGCCACACTTACTCCCAAGGTGAGACTTAAATCTGCGTCTCCAAAATAATTCTATGGCAGACCACGGCCCTGTAGAGCCGTACGCATTGGTGCAACCTGGGCTGAGGGTGCGGGTAACAGGTAGGAAACAACAGTTTAAAGGCTAAGGTAAGCAGCCTGTTATTTTGCAGCTGTACGATGGTAGTGGTTGTCGCTGGAGAGATTCACTGTTTCCACGGAAGCCACAGCTAACGCATcctgcccctccctccccttacCGTGAGGCAAGTTGATCAGAAATTTGCTGTGGCTGCTACTACTGCTGTCATCACCTGAGCCGTATCAAGTTTAGATCTGcctttgaggggaaaaatacGCATCTGTTacattagaaaagaaacaggaagcGATATGGATAAAAAGGAGCTATTCACAAAGGGCTGCTTTGGGTTGGGGAATGTAATCTCCGTAGGCTTTTTATGCAGTCGGTCCCGAGAACGCAGCTCACTTACGCCAGGGTTGTGGAGTAAGAGCAGGTGAGCTGCACCAAGTGACCGAGTCACCCTGGGGGgaatttctgtttgcattaaCTGCAGCGAGGCTATGGGAATAGCTATCTGTGTGCTGGTCAGTCTCCAGAtccaaaatactgctttttattgCGCCATAATTTCAGCAATGTGTAATTCTGAGTGACTTGGTTTCACGTGCTTTGCTTAAGacactttttaaagaattacCATGACATATACGGAAAAGCTATATATATGTTCAGGTATTTGTTTTGCCCGAGACCATCATACAGCAAGATGATAGCGCAGCTGAGAAATAGGATCTCATTCTTCTGGTTCTCTGCTTGATGACCTACTCAGTCAATTCAAACTAAGTCCTTGCTAAGTAGAAGTCTTGGTTAAGAACCCTCTGTGTAAGTTTTTAGGCAGCAATTGAGTCTCTAATGTAGCAAGATGGTATCAGTTCAATAAGTGTCTAAATAGTGGGAATTGATTTAACAGTAACTGTagcaggaaaaaatgttcattgTGTTTCTTGGCAGTGTTTGAGAAAATAGTGCAATTTTTTAACTCAGTGAAATTCTTCCTGAAAGTGAAGTTTGGCTGAAGAATATAACAGCAGGGCATCTTTTATGCTATCAGAAAACAAGAGagtaaatggcttggacatgTTCTTAGCCTGTCAAATTAATGACCGAGAGTACAGCAGACCTCAAACTCCAGGAGAGGTCAAACATGTACAGCCTGGCAAGAGATGGCAATGAAAGAGCTGATAGCAGCTGGCCTGGGCTTGAATAGAACGTGCATAAAGGATTCTAATATATCTATCTGTTACTGTTGTGGGTCAGTGCTTCAGTGCACCCCAGAGTGTCTGTAAGACTCATTATCATGGTTTCACTCATTGGGTCTGAATCCAAATCGCATATTTTCAATTAATATAGCAGACAGAAGGCATGACTTcagcaggaagagcagaatGCCTCATCTGATCTTTTCTTGGAGAAGAATGGGCTGTTTCAGTTGATGCAGTTTGTTTCACTTTGTGGCAAAATCAGGATGTGCAAGAAATGGAGAGTTTTATGGAAATTCATGCAAGAATGACGTGGCAGAGAGAGGATGTGACTGAAATACTATCCTTATAAATATCTTCTCTCTTCTACTAAATAAAGTTGATAGTGACACACTGATTCTTATTAAAACTCTGTTTATTATTAGCAATGCATACAGTTTCTTGATTTTTCAAGCAAGCAATTCAGTTTCACCTGCAAGTTCAGGACTAGGCAGAAGTAAAAAGAAGCGTAAACACCTGTCAGTATTACTCTCACACGAACAAAAGATGTTCTCTATCTGGGTGCATCTGGAGGATGTCTCATGCATTTGTCTTAAAAGTTCTGAAAGTTATCGTGTAGCCCCTACACATTTGTAACACCTCTCAACCTGTATGTAGCAGCCTGTATGCTCTGCATATACTCAGTTCTACTTACTATGTGCTGTTCTGGACTTTGCAGACTGCAAATGAATTCTCATGTAAACTTCCTGCTAACTTACTCAGTTTTTATGGGAAGGAATTAATtcttgaaagaaggaaaaagtggtctttgttttgctgaattATATGAATTAAATTAAGTACTTGGATCATTTAATCTCATGAACAACGAAGGGATGAAATGGGTAACTGTTACCCAGACAAGCCAAGATGACCTGTGCAAATGTATTAGtgattttgaaagcaaaggaaTCTGTCAACTCTAGTATTGAGATACAAATTGAAGTCACTTTTTGTTCCCTAATTTACTGTTTCATTTCCATTCCAGTTCCTGAACAGCCTACCCTGGGAAATACAGACTATGCATTTGAGGTagatttaataataaaatatattttatttaaaagtaggCTTTTTGTATACTTCCAAATATGGCatttaacaaatatttacattagtACATATTTATACTTACTTTGACTGCCTGGGACTAGATgccatttctccatttttccagaaaaaaaaaaatgttcttttttttgtagatGGCCATTTCAAACATCCGATATGGAGAAGGAGTTACTAAAGAAATTGGCATGGTAAGCATCCGTAATGTAAGCCCATCACTGgtgaaaagttattttctaaAGGGTGGTTGGTGCTATCAATCCATTTTATAAGGCAAAGCTTATACATTGTATGTCTGAATCTCCACTGCCTTGCAGTATGTGTAGTCATATATGCCAGTGTAAAAAGGTCGGAAAATACTGTTGGGTAAAGAACAAAAGCATGTTACATCAGTGTTGCTGTGGTATAAGTGAGTACGTGAAATGCAGCTTAGCGGATAGTTAGAGTGTTGATGATTTGCCAGGATTGTGccacaatatttttctctgacagGGAATTTAATTCAAAAAGTTTTGAATCCTGGTGACTCACCAGGATTTTCTCAAGATCACTTTTGTCTCTTCCAGTGTTCATTAAAATGAATCAGAGACTTTCCATTAAATTAGGTGGATATTCATTCAGCTCTGAGTTTGCACTGTGAAAGTGTAGAATTTTTGTTTCAGCAGTGTGAGATGATCACCTGAGTACATTTTTCCAGTTTGCCTTTATCAttgggttttctttcatttatcattttttcctctcttcttggCATTTATGGCattaacagttttcttttttatttgcaaatttgTAAATTAATAGTCAGATAGTAAATGAAGTTAGACAGAACTTCTGTCCAGCATTAGGATTATTTAAATTGCATGTTTTGTATAGCTATTGTGACAATTAATTGAGCAAAGGTTGTAGTATTATTATATGTATgtagtattatttttcttatttttgccagcttattttgatgtttcatcaataaattaatatttaatattaaattttcaagattttaatGCCGTGCTTTTGTAGGGAGTTAGGGGAGACCTGTGGAAAAGCCTTTTTATGTCACATGAATTGtgtaggaaaaaatactttggaaaaatattattacatttttctgtagtcTTAACTGGTTCCACATGGTTTTCACTTGTTCAACATCTTTATCAttggttttcttctgtaataAGACTTCAGCTATATAAGTTTGGCAGCGTTGTACTTCATGCTGTTTTCTGCATCCTATGTGTATGTGGTtaatcctctttttctttagctgGTACTGTTTCAGGAATTACATAGTAACCAACTATTTTTAGATAggggtttttattattattaaatggTTCAGTTGATTTGGATTAGTATTCAAATAGTTCAGTGTATGATTTTATACCAGTTGTatggtttttaatttcattgttaTTGTAGGACCTGCAGAATCTGGGTGCTAGAAGAGTTTGTTTGATGACGGATCAAAACCTTTCCCAACTCCCTCCTGTAAATGCAGTATTGAATTCCTTGGCAAAATATGGTATAAATTTTCAGATGTATGATAATGTCCGGGTGGAGCCAACAGACCAAAGGTACTACTTGTGACGGTGCGCTTCTCAAAGTAGTGGCTAGGCTCTTAGAGCGTGCCATACAGCTGTTTAGACACCTCCCTGTGACCTGTGCGCTGGTCTTAATCGTTAGTTCCTACATGTGCTGTTTTTCTCCTGACTAACtggaaagcttttcttgttttccaagtTTCCTGGATGCCATTACATTTGCTAAAAAGGGAGAGTTTGATGCCTATGTTGCTGTTGGAGGTGGGTCTGTAATAGACACCTGTAAAGCTGCCAACCTGTATGCGTCCAGCCCTACATCAGACTTCTTGGATTATGTCAATGCTCCTATTGGGAAAGGGAAGCCTGTCACTGTGCCCCTAAAGCCACTCATTGCAGGtaaagcaggaggagggggtgTGGAGAGTGAGGGCTAGAAGGAGAGTCATTCCACACTCTGTTTCATATTTCTACTGAAATCGGTTTACCATGAGTGTTTCACCTTCCTTTGGGCTTACTTCTGCTGTAGTTGTATTCAGGAGCAAGTTTGGTATTTACTTCAGTGGAAGTAAAATCACAGATTTTGTCATTAGTTTGTCTTGTTTAGCTGAATTTGAGtcagtaaaactgagaaaagagaTCAAAATGGCAATTTCTCTTTGACCTGTTGGCTTTGGATCAGGGATACCTCTGAGATGTCCTGGATCCTCTATTTTCGGTGGCATTGCTATTgtgtgctttatttatttattttgaaatagtatatattatttattagtTGTTGTTAtccccatttttccttttaagttcCTACAACAGCTGGAACTGGAAGTGAAACCACTGGTGTTGCCATTTTTGACTTCAAAGAACTAAAAGTAAAAACcggtgagattttttttctgtttgctattCAAGACAATTGCTTTTCCAATGTCTTCATTATTTCCCCGCCTTGAAAGAAAGGGATACTGCATGTCATTTGTTTGATTTAACTGCCACAGGCAAATTTGAACAGCTTAAAGGTTTCCTTCTTGAATTAAATTTATAGCATATTAACATAATGAAATACCTATGTAATACAGTGGATTATAGTTTGAAGGCAAAACAGGAAACTAAAATCTTTCAAGTTcttaaacagcagaaaatgttaattGCAAAGGAAATTTCTACTTACATTCAGGGTCAACCAACTGTTCCttatttcctctgtatttttctttctgcttttaagacttctgtttctttgttgtgTAATTGCAACCAAATGTTCCTTTTCCTGACTTTTGAAACCTCAGGCCTGAGAAGCTGTGCAAGTGAGGGGCACTGTCTTCCTTTGGCCTTTTCATCCCTGGCAAATAAAGATTAAGGCTTAAATGTCATCTTAAGCTTCATAGCTGTTTTGAGGTTTTAGTTCTAAACATGTGGATTTTATGTCACACAGTCTACAGTACTTGGGACACAAATGGGTGTGCTAAGGGGCTCTGACCATAGCTCAGAGTTTTCTAGTCTATGTGTAGTCAAtcagtctgtgtgtgtgtgtctgtgtgtgtctctctcaAAGCTACATCTGTGCCCCTTAACCAAAATACAAAGGCATGGTTGTTACAGATGCCGAAGACAGCAATTAGCAATAGCATTCGATTGTAGACACAAACTAGTCTTGCCCTCTGATTGTTCACAGAAGACACAAATCTAAGAATAATGTTGCAGATGCCATTCAGCACAGACATTTTGAAAGTATAGGCTGTTCAGGGAGGGTTACAAAGGAGAGAGAACATTGTCTGGTATAATTCAGGCAACAGTCTCAAGTCATGTAACTCTCTCACAGGGATTTCACCATCAGAAAGACTTAGATTCATAGATACTTCTtactctcccttctccctctttgTTTTTGTCTTCGTAGTTTCAAATCATTTCCCCTCATTATTGTTATGTTTTGAACGTTCAGCTTGTCCcattttattgcaaaaaatGTTTAACTCATTTTCCTCACATATTGCAGGTATTGCTTCAAGAGCCATTAAGCCAACATTAGGCATCATTGATCCTTTACACACACTGTCTATGCCTGAGCGAATAGTGGCCAACAGTGGCTTTGATGTGCTTTGGTGAGTTTTCTGTGTATGCTGCTACTTGAATTTAttacaattttgtatttttaatatgattatagaaaaaatatattttaggagcagaaaaggatgatctttttttttcccctttcctgttCTTGTTAAGGTGGTCTCCTAAGGTTATACTTTCCTCTTACTTAATTTCTTACTTAATACCTCCCTCAGAATGTATGGAAACAAATCACTCATTTGCagaaattttaatgtttttgcagTGTGCTGGAGAAACTGTTTGCTTCCAGGATGGTTGTTGTCAGGGAAGAGAGTCCAGGTGCCCCTTTTTAAGAGATCATGTAAATGATTAATCACAACTGCAACAGCATTTAGCATGTCTCACAGATACGTCAGGGAATGGAGAACAAGGATTTTCTAATAAAAGCCATGATGTATCAACAAAAACTTGTGAAGGCTTGTGGGATGCTGGCAGGTCTTAGCCCAGTTATGACCATCTTCAGAACCTCTCTCATAATGTGCTTTTCACTTGGCACaaaattttcttcatcttaaaCCTATAGCTTTTAACTGCACAAAATGCATGGAAGTTTCTGTTTGGAGGGCCAGAGCTTACTTTGCCTCTGGGTGCTGTGTATGTTAAAGTAATAGATGTATAATGAAACTGTATGATTTCTCAAGCTTGGTGAAGTATCCTGAACTACAGTGTCCGTAATGGAATTGAGGCATTTATTCATAAATGGAAATGGTTTGTCTGTAGTTTTATACATCTAAATGTAGCAACGTAGGCAGTGCCCCTTCTTTATGTAGTCAGATTCATGAGTATGTGGGAGATGAGACTGTTGGCAGCTCCACTTAGCTTAAATATCACACTCCTAATTTTTTAAAGGTcaatacttttaaaagaaaggtagCTTACAACACAGTGCTAAAGCCTCTTATGGTTCCCATCCTACAGAAAGGAAGCGCACCCATTGCAGATGCACGGTGCTCTTCAATGAAAAGCATTACACCCCAAGATGCCAGTTCATCCAACCTAACTTTAAGCATGGTGTGAGCTGATAGACTGTGACTGTGTTGGATTGCCTTTTGTGTGTCTGTTGGAGAGCGGAGCACTCTGGAGGTGCCCATCCAGCATTCTCCCAGTTGTCTATGAGattgtatttctggttttggcaaCTGTTAAACACCAGAAGTAAATAAGAAGAACCTGTATTCAaagggcagcagggcaggaaaaTGGAGCTCTCCCACtcaaataattcattttctaaTCTTTTAGCCATGCTCTAGAATCGTACACTGCTCTTCCTTACAACATGCGCAGTCCCTGCCCTTCAAATCCAATCAACCGACCAGCTTACCAAGGCAGCAACCCCATCAGTGATGTCTGGGCTCTTCACGCTCTGCGCATTGTGGCTAAGTATTTGAAAAGGTAATACGTTCAACAGCCACCCCCCTCACAGTATGTTCAGTGTTCAGTGCCCAAAAAGGGATGCTTAGAAGAACTTGAACGTTAGGCTAAAATAAGGCAAACTACTACATTAAACCTTCATGTTCTACCCTGGATTTCTCTTAAATAAAGCAAGaagtttttcaaataaaattgaaaGTAAAATTAGGGTTGCTAGGTTGTCTTGAGGAGGTAGCTTTTTAATGCCTCTGTAAATCTATTGTGTAAGTCCTCAGTTAAAGCTGCTGAACTTAATATGGGTGGAGCATTCACATAGTTTTTTTCAAGAATCCTCTTTCTATGACAGTATAAGGGGAATATGTAACAAAGTGAACAAAATACTGCTGGTGTAGTTTCTGTGACCTTCGGTGTAAATTAAGATACTTATACATCCATCAAGAAGGTAACCACATGTACTTACGAATGTGCAAAATTAtgcatttactgaaaaatagtTCATACTTAGAAGACTTTCAATGTAGCTTAAGTTTTTACTTAACTGGGAGTTGGTTTTGACCCCTACCAATGAAGTTTTAGCCTGTATACAGCTTTTGTATACCATGTGCACTTCTATTAGAGatcagtgtgggtttttttgtaaaagacTTTCTACAGTACCTAGCTAGTCAAAGTAGTTGTTTCTTGTTCCTGTGGAATCTATTCATGAAACTTTTTCTCCATGTTGTCAAACCACACAAGCAGGCTGATGTGTAGGAAGGCAAGGAACCCTGTCCTCTTCCCACACAGGTGGTGGGGTCCAGACCACCACCTAATAAGAAAGCTGGAGTGATCTTGGAGCCGTACACAGGATTGCCAGAGCTCCTAAGTAGAATTGTTCAAACCATCACTGGGGTGAATATGGCTAAATTCACTCTTTCTTACTCAGTTTTTagaaaagtgaaaggaaacTTGCCCTTCACTGAATCAGTTTGATCTACTTACTGATCCAGAGGCAGAATTGTTCTCTGACTAAAGTGTGAATTGATCCGATTTCCAGCATTTTTATCTCAGCTTATCTTAAAGAGTTTTTTATATCTGTCCATAAAGAAgccctctctcccttctctaTCCTGAATTACAAATCCATTTGTGAACTCATTGGTACCATTGTCTCCACGGTGCACAGAGCCATCAGAAACCCTGAAGACCGTGAAGCAAGAGCCAACATGCACCTAGCAAGTGCTTTTGCTGGTATTGGCTTTGGCAATGCTGGTGTTCATCTCTGGTgagtacagaaaaatgttaaccCCAGCCAAGGTCAGCTTCTAGCTAGTGTTTATTTCAGATTGTCTAAGACATCGCTGCCTTTGTTGCTGAATATAGAATAAGACATTGTAGTATGGCCTGTGATCCAGGGGAGCGGTGTGTTGTGAGAAATTGATGGGCTCTTGGCATTTATGTGTATGAGGATTGTGTATTCTGGCTTGTGATATACAAATCCAATCATGTGAAAATTACAAAACATGGCTTTCTTTACCTTCTTTGACAGTAAAAACCatagttagaaaaaaaaaccaaaacaaaaccatcaaTGGCAATTAAAGTGTTGAATTTCATGCCAGCTGTTCTGCAGTGAGACAGCAATGAGGTAATCTTGTGCCATTCCTGAACCAATGCAATTGTCTGTAAATTTGTCTGTGGGGTAGGTATTCAGCAGGCTGAAATGAGCTGTAATTAATATTGCAAGGCAGTGTAGTTTCATATGGGTGAAAATCTCAGAGAAGCAAAGCCTAAGCCTGAATTCTGTGGAGAAGTTATCAGCAGTCATTTTCTTCAGAGACCTTCCTTTCATTCCCTTTGTTTGAGCAAATCCACTCTTTAattatactttaaaattaatgtttatttttctcagtgtcATCAGGTAGGGATGCAGATTATGCTATTTTTGGCGTATCTTTATTACTGTAGTAACTGAACATCTTTCAGTCCAGTCAGTGGAGTAATATAACTTCACACTCACAAAGTAAGGAGGTACTGTTTTCTACAGCTAGGTCCCTAAGGTGCAGAGGGGTGAGGGTTGTCTGTACCTAATATCCATAGCATATCTGTACCTAAGAGACTTGCATATAGAAGACTGACCACACAAGGAACTGAACACAAATTTTCCAAATACCAGGAGAGCTGCCCTAACCACTTTCTCTCTACTCTCTGTTCCAGCCATGGAATGTCTTACCCTATTTCTGGTTTGGTGAAAACTTATAAACCAAAGGATTATAATGTGGATCACTCTTTAGTGGTAAAACTTGGtttatctttgttttcagattatACATTTCAATTCTCTGTTATCTCACATTAATGAGCATTAATGCACATTGAAGTTGAAAGTACATGTCCTGTTgatgtgatttttattcttttttcttttttttttttttccccctagccACATGGCCTTTCTGTGGTGCTGACATCCCCAGCAGTGTTTGCTTTCACAGCACAGATACATCCTGAGCGGCACTTGGAAGCTGCAGAGATACTAGGTAGGAATCTCTATGGATACAACTTGTACAAATGGAATTCtttccaaaatgtctttttgggacggaaaaaaaaacacatgcaaGCAATTGTAGTTGGTTGTTGCAGGGGTGTTAAGTTTAAAAACCAAGATTCTGGAGTCTGACGGAGTTACACATAATGCAAACTTCAGTAGAATAATGCTAAATTTTTTATATTGGATGATGTAGTTAGGGAAGCAAGCTGGAGAAATCTGCTACTTGGCTAGAAGACTGGGCAGCTGAAATGGACTGTAGATCTGTTATGAATCAGGAGAGGGTAGCTGTGATTGGCCATCTCTCTTGATGCATTATGGAGAGTAGTTACTTTAGAGTAGATACCATAAAACAAACCAGTACTCAGGTGCGTCTGTTAGCtaaaaggaagcattttgcCTAACAATTTTCCTGCTGTGGCAATGAACTGGGACAGAGTGATGTTCTGAATCActcctgctctttttctgtGGCGCACAACTGTGGGTTTCGGTCTTTCTAATGTAGTCCTAAGCTTGTTTGTAGGTGTTGGAATTTCTCAGTGGCCAATGTCAAGGGAAAGCATGGAGTAGCTATTCTGTGGACACACCTGTGATGGCTCAGCAGTGGGTTAATGAACAAAGTCACCCTTTCTGCTTCTTAGCAGAATAAAAGTAAATGCTGCAAGCTGACAGCTCATTTAAAGATTATCTTTTTGTACAGTGCTTTGTTATCTGTGCAACCCATCACTAGAAGGTGTCCTAGAGAAAGGATACCTCTTCATTGCACCCCCAGCCTGACTGTGTGCAATGAACTAGCTTTCAGTGATGTAATCTTGGAGCTGTTAGCAATCTAGCTGTGACAGCATGGCTCTGCGGTGGgctaatttatttatatttaaggtcaggtttttttgtctgcaCTAGACTGTGTTGTAGCTAAACTGCTGCTAATACCCATGCTCGCTAATGAGCAATCACAGTCACATGTGCAGCAGTTTAGAGAGAAAGTGGTTAGGGCAACTCTCCTGGTATTTGGAGAATGTGTGTTCAGTCCCTTGTATGGCCAGCCTTCTGTATGCGAGTCACAGCAATCCAGTCACATGTATGTCTTCCTTGTGTAAGTAATCTGAAGGCATTGTGGGTTTCAAGGAAGAGTGGTACAATAAAAATATCACAATAATTTAAAGAGGATGTAAAACAACATGGTCAGAAATAACACATTGGGGGAAAATtccatttgttttataaatgttgACTATGAGATTTGTTCAGCCTTCCTCCAAAGTATGAAGTCCCGCCTATGGTCAAAACCAGAACACAAACCTAGTTGGAATCATACACTAAGCTACAAAATGTCTGTGTTCCCACAGCAATAGCATGCAACTCAAAGTAgactaagaaaatatttctggataACTGGCCAGCACAGCATATCAGAGAATTTGACTGTGGCTCcttgattttaaaacaagtgGTTAAAAAGCAGTTCTTTTAGGTTTTGTGGTATCAACTGCTGCCATAAATTCTGTCTCTAAAAGctctgtgttgtggtttaatcccagctggcaacggagcaccacacagctgctcgctcgctccccctcccgcggtgggatgggggagagaatcagaagagtaaaagtgaaaaaaacctcatgggttgagattagaacagtttaataattgaaataaaataaaataaaatagtaataataatgataaaagaatatacaaaacaagtgatgcacaatgcaattgctaaCCACCTGCTGGCCAatccccagcctgtccctgagcagcaaccTCTGCCCCCAGCTGacttcccccagtttatatactgagcatgacatcatatggtatggaatagccctctggtcacttcggatcagctgtcctggctatgctccctcccatCTTCTTGCGCACCTCCTTGATGGCAGAttatgggaagctgaaaagtccttgacttagtataaacactgcttagcaacagctaaaacatcagtgtgttaccacaTTATTCCcttgctaaatccaaaacacagcactataccagctactaggaagaaaattaactatatcccagccgaaaccaggacactgttcATTTTCTCAATAGAAGTTTGAACTATGTTACTGTCTGCCTTGCTGTAAAGGGGCACTGCCGAAAACATGTCACGTGGAATTGAATTTGTTAATTCCCATCTGGGGTGTTTACTTCTGATTCCAGTCCAGAGTCCAACTGACTACAGTAGCTGATTCAAATCTGTCATGTTGCCAAACGCAATGACTAAGAAGGTATCTAATGACATGAGGCAGATTACTAAATAGTTATGTTGTGTGTATGTACAGCTGTGAATTTGGGTACAGCCAGAAAAAGCTTAATAACTCCCTGGGTGGGTTCTTAAACAGTTGCGTGTGGCCAGAAATTTTCTAAATGCAATCAAAGACTGATAAATCCTTTAGGCTGAGCAAAAAGTACTAGAACTATAGCAATATTTTAACACTGCCCTTCACatttactgcctttttttcccctcctccctttcccttttacTTTACGATCTGAAGATACTGGGTTTATGTCCCAGTTACTCCTCTACAGCAAAACCCGGGATACACTCAGACTGCATGGCATAATCCCAATAGCATAAGACTTCATACAAGACTCT
This sequence is a window from Pelecanus crispus isolate bPelCri1 chromosome 2, bPelCri1.pri, whole genome shotgun sequence. Protein-coding genes within it:
- the ADHFE1 gene encoding hydroxyacid-oxoacid transhydrogenase, mitochondrial is translated as MAAGRERAARLLRQLQRAACRCPSHCHTYSQVPEQPTLGNTDYAFEMAISNIRYGEGVTKEIGMDLQNLGARRVCLMTDQNLSQLPPVNAVLNSLAKYGINFQMYDNVRVEPTDQSFLDAITFAKKGEFDAYVAVGGGSVIDTCKAANLYASSPTSDFLDYVNAPIGKGKPVTVPLKPLIAVPTTAGTGSETTGVAIFDFKELKVKTGIASRAIKPTLGIIDPLHTLSMPERIVANSGFDVLCHALESYTALPYNMRSPCPSNPINRPAYQGSNPISDVWALHALRIVAKYLKRAIRNPEDREARANMHLASAFAGIGFGNAGVHLCHGMSYPISGLVKTYKPKDYNVDHSLVPHGLSVVLTSPAVFAFTAQIHPERHLEAAEILGADIRTARIKDAGFILADTLRKFLFDLNVDDGLAAIGYSKADIPALVKGTLPQERVTKLSPRPQTEDDLSALFEASMKLY